Genomic segment of Arachnia propionica:
CCCAGATGCAGCAGCTGCGGAAACTGGGACCGCTGAGCAAGATTTTCGGAATGCTGCCCGGTGCCGGTCAGTTCAAGGACGCCATCAACTCCATCGACGAGAAGGAAGTGGACCGGATCGAGGCGATCATCTTCTCGATGACCCCGGCGGAACGCGATGACGTCGGCATCCTCAACGGCTCCCGCAGGGCGCGGATCGCCAAGGGCGCCGGGGTGCAGGTCTCGGACGTGAACAACCTCGTCAACCGGTTCGTCGAGGCCCGCAAGATGATGGAGCAGATGGCAGGGGGCAAGATGCCCGGAATGCCGGGCATGGGCGGAGGACGTGCGGCACGCAAGCAGCAGGGCAAGTCCCGGAAACGCGGGCGGAAGATTTCCGGTAACCCCGCCAAACGCAAACAGCAGGAGGCCGAACGCGCCCGCGGCATCAAACCCGGGGCCGCGCAGGCCATCCCCCAGACGGTGGACGACTTCCAGCTGCCCCCCGAGCTGCAGAAGATGTTTGACGAGCAGCAGCGGAAATAGCCCGTTCCCGGCCCGGATTCTCTATGCTTTCGCCCATGACTGCGGAGCCCATGCACATACACGGCACCTTCCTGCCCGACGAGGAACCCCGGGACTTCTGGGTGGCCGATGGCAGACTCACCGCCGAACCCGTCGCCGGGGCGAGAACCTTGGCCCGGGATGCCTACATCATCCCCGGACTGGTGGATGCCCACTGCCACATCGGACTGGGGGTGATGGGGGCCGTCAGCGTCGAGGAGGCACGTCGTCAGGCGCGCGCTGACCTGGCCGCCGGAACCATGCTGATCCGTGACGCGGGATCCCCCTCCGACACCCGCTGGGTGCAGCAGGACGAGACCCTGCCGAGACTGATCCGCGCGGGCAGGCACGTCGCCCGCACCCGTCGCTACATCCGCCATCTGGCCGTCGAGGTGGAACCCGAGACCCTCGTCGAGCAGATACGCCACGAGGCCCACGACGGTGACGGCTGGGTTAAGCTCATCGGTGACTGGATCGACCGCTCAACGGGCGATCTCGAACCCTCCTTCCCGGCCGCCCTGGCGGCCGAGGCGATCGCGGTCGCCCACGAGGAGGGCGCCCGGGTCACCGCCCACTGTTTCGGGGAACAATCCGTCGCCGAACTGGTGGCGGCCGGGATTGACTGCATCGAACACGGCACCGGCATGAGCGACGAGGTGATTCAGCAGATGGCGGACCGCGGCGTCGCCCTGGTGCCAACCATGATCAACCTGAACCGGTTTCCCCAGTACGCGGAACCGGGGCGCGACAAGTACCCGGTGTTCGCTGACCACATGATGGCCCTGTACGCGCGCCGCCGGGAAACCATTGGCAAGGCCATCGAGGCCGGGATCGAAGTCCACTCGGGCACCGACGCGGGCACCGTCGTGCCCCACGGGGAGATCCTCTCCGAGGTTGCGGAACTGGCTTCGCTCGGAGGTGGGGCGTTCGCCATCAAAGCGTCGAGCTGGGGCGCCAGGTCATGGCTCGGTGCGGACTCCCTCGCGGAAGGGGCCAGCGCGGACCTGATCGTCACCGACACCGATCCGCGCGCCGACACTGGGGCGCTGCGGGATCCGGTGGCCCGGGTTCTGCGCGGACGGGTGATTTCCTGCCCTTGATTTGATTGACTTGGTGCATGACGGAGCCCGAGCAGCCGAAGAACGAATCCCGTGAATCCGGGATCAACCCCTACGCTCCACCCTCCGGACCCTCCATCCGACCGGAGGCGCCGCCCCAGGCCGAGAAGGGCGGTTTCAAACGCGGGTTCGGCACTGGCGTGGGGGTTGGGCTGGGGCTGATGGCCGGGTTCGTGGTGCTCAGCATCGTGGGCGGGCTGTTCGCCCTCATCTCGCTGGGAATGCTGCTCAACTCCATCACCAAGGATGGGGCGAGCACCTCTCTCGAGAGGGTCTGGGGAACCGAAGGGGCCAGCGGCAACCTGAGGGCCATCCGGATCTCCGGCACCATCATGACCGACGCCGCCGACGGGGCGCTGCTCTCCTCCGGAACCTACGGTTACGAGGTGGCGGATCAACTGGACTCCCTGAAAACGGACCAGGTCGACGGGGTGGTGCTGCTGGTCAACACCCCTGGCGGCACCATCACCGGATCCAAGGCCATCGCCGACGCCATTACCCGCTATCGCGAGCGCACCGGGAAACCGGTGCTCGTGCACGTCGAGGGCTCTTCCACCTCGGGTGGCGTCTACTCCACCGCGACGGCGAACGAGATCATTGCCGATCACGGCTCCATGATCGGCTCCATCGGCGTGATCCTGGGCCCGCTCCCGCGCTACAAGGATGTCGTCGCGACGGGAAGCACCCTGCTGCAGCAGGGGATCACCACCACGGGAGGCATCAGTCAGGAGTACATCACCGCGGGCAGTGGAAAAGACCTGAACAACCCGTACCGGGATCTGACCGAGCAGGAACGCCAGCGGCTCCAGGCGATGGTCGATGACGACTACGAGATTTTCGTCGCCGAGGTGGCTGCGGGAAGGAAACTCGACCCGCAAAGCATCCGCAACGAACTCGGGGCCGGGATCTTCAGCGCCCGGCAGGCGGTTAACGTCGGACTCGCCGACGCCGTCATGGGGCGCGACGAGTTCTTCCGGCACGCCGCCACCGCGGCCGGCCTGGATCCGGACAAAACCGTTGTGGAGAAGGTTTCGGAACCCACGGGCCTGTCCTCGCTGTTCGGGGCGAAACGCGCCTGGGGGACCTCGCTGCCGTTGTCGGCGCTGGGGGAGAAGGCCGTGGCCTCCGCCGACCTGTGCAGCGTCACAGCCCCGATCGCCTACGCCGGAGACCTTTCCGGGGTCTGCGGGAACTCCTGAGGATCGGCTCAACCCCAACCCAGCTCGTGGAGCCGCTCCTCGTCGATGCCGTGGTAATGACCGATCTCGTGGACCAGGGTGATGGAGATCTCCTCGAACAGATCATCCTCGTCCTCACACATTCGCGACAGGGGACCGCGGAACAGCACAACCCGGTCCGGCAGCATCCCGAACCACGAGGAATCACGCTCAGTGAGGGCGGTTCCCTCGTAGACCCCGAGGGTCTCGGAACCGTCCTCCGGTTCGTCCTCCACCACGATGGCCACGTTTTCCAGATCATCGAGCAACTCCTCCGGGAGAGTGGCCAGGGCCTCCTCGGCCAGCGCGTAGAAGTCTTCCTCATCGATGTCCACGGGACCGATCCTACGGGGGAGTTGTTGGGACTGCCCGGAGAAATCTGGCAGAATACATCCGCACCTGTCGCTGGCGCCCTCTAACTCCGGCGAGCACGGTTCATCCGGTCAAGGCCGGGCGTGCCCCACACGCACCGTTCGTTGGCCATCCAACTCGTCTGGCACACAGACCCACAAGCAACAGGAGATTCCGAACTTGGCTACCAAGATTCGTCTTAAGCGTCTCGGCAAGATTCGCTCACCCCACTACCGCATCGTCGTCATGGATTCCCGTTCCAAACGGGACGGGCAGGCCATCGAGGAGATCGGTCTCTACCACCCCAAGAACGACCCGTCGTTGATTCGCGTCAACTCCGAGCGCGCCCAGTACTGGCTGTCCGTGGGCGCCCAGCCGACTGAGGCAGTGGTCGCCATCCTCAAGCGTTCCGGCGACTGGCAGAAATTCACAGGCGAGGAAAGCCCCTCCGGAATCCTTCCGCAGCCTGAGCCCCGCGACCGCGAAGCCGAGTTCGCGAAGGCTCTGGCCGAGGACGGCAACGCCGTGGCCCCCGCCATCTCGAAGGCGCGGAAGAAGGCTGAGGAGGAAGCCGCCAAGGCCGCTCCCGAGACCCCCGCCGGGGACGAGGCCGCCGAGCAGGAGGCCTGAGCCGTGCTCGCCGATGCTCTCGAGCACCTGGTCGCGGGGATCGTCTCCAACCCCGATGACGTGACCGTGCGCGACAAGGACCTGCGTCGCGGTCGTCTCCTGGAGGTGCGCGTCCACCCCGAGGACATCGGAAAGGTGATTGGCCGGCAGGGCCGCACCGCGAGTGCGTTGCGCACCGTGGTCGGGGCGCTGGCGGGAAACGAACAGGTTCGCGTCGACTTCGTTGATGTCGACCGGCCCCGCCGCCGCTGAACGGGCCAGCCTTGACCGGTCTGGTTGAGGTGCTCGTCGGGGTCGTGGGCCGCGCTCACGGCATCCGCGGCGACGCGTTCATCGATGTGCGTACCGACGAGCCCGGACGCCGGTTCCAGCCGGGGTCCGGGTTTCGTCTCGCGTCCGGGGGGAAACTGGTTCTGGAGCGCATCCGCTGGCATCGAGGGAGGCTGGTGGTCTCCTTCCGGGGATACCCGGACAGAACCGCCGTCGAGACGCTTCGCGGCGAACGCCTGTTCGTCGACGTTCCTGCCGACGAGACCCCGAGCGAACCGGAGGAGTACTTCGACCGGCAGCTCATCGGGCTTCGTGCGCTGGACGCCGAGGGCAGGCGGATCGGTGAGGTCGCGGAGGTGTTGCACCTGCCTGCGCAGGACTGTCTTGCGGTCGAGACCTCTTCGGGGAGGCGCCTGGTTCCCTTCGTGTCGGCTCTGGTGACCCGGGTCGACCTCGCGGCGGGGGAGGTGCAGTTCGCTGATGTGGGTGGGCTGCTGGAGGAATCCGAATGAGAATCGATGTCATCACCATCTTCCCCGACTACCTGGCCCCGCTGTCGTTGTCGCTGGTGGGGAAGGCCATCGAGGCGGGCATCGTCGATCTGGCCGTCCACGATCTTCGCTGGTGGACCCATGACCGGCATCACACCACCGACGACACCCCCTACGGCGGAGGGGCCGGGATGGTGATGAAACCCGAGCCCTGGGGTGAGGCCATGGATGCCATGGAACACCTCAACCCCGCACCCATGACTGTGGTGGTTCCGACTCCCACGGGACGGGTGCTGGACCAGGACCTGGCCCACGAATTGAGCACCCGGGAAAGGCTGGTGTTCGCGTGTGGGCGTTACGAGGGCATCGACCAGCGGGTGCTGGACCACTGCGCGGAGAGCTATGAGCTTATTGAGGTAAGCCTTGGCGACTATGTGCTGAACGGCGGAGAGGTGGCGGTGCTGGCCATCACCGAGGCGATGGTGCGGCTCATTCCTGGGGTGATCGGGAACCCGGACTCACTGGTGGAGGAATCACACGCTCCCGGACACCGGCTGCTGGAATACCCCAACTACACGAAACCCCCTGTCTGGCGGGGCCGTCAAGTGCCTCCCGTCCTGCTGTCCGGCAACCACGCGGCCATCGCGACATGGCGTCGGGAACAGGCCTTGGAGCGTACCCGGCAACGCCGCCCGGACCTGTTCCAGAACGGGTCCTGAAGGGGATATTTTCGTCCCTTCCGGGTAGCGTAAAACCCCTTCTGGGCGCGGGTTTGGCACGTTTTTGCGACGGGGCGACCCTTAACCGGACCCGGTGTGCGAAACAACGTCGGAAGGCAGCTAGAGTGACCTTCGTGGCAACAACACTAACTATCCATCAACGAGCGTTGCGGTCCACGGTCGTCCGGAAGGCCCTGATGGCGGTCACCGGTCTGATCCTGATCGTCTTCCTGCTCGTGCACATGTACGGCAACCTGAAGATGTTCGTCGGCTACGAGGCTTTCGATCACTACGCCCACTGGCTGAAGGGGGCCAGCGAGGATGGTGGCATCCTCTATCCGGTCATGCCCAAGGGGCAGTTCATATGGGTGTTCAGAGCAGCGCTGCTCCTGGCCATCGCTCTCCACATCTGGTCAGCGGCAACGCTGTCGGTAAAGACCATCAAGAACCGCGGCGACAAATACCAGGTCACCAAACGCCAGGCGCAGACCTACGCGTCCCGCACCATGCGCTGGGGCGGTGTGATCATCCTGGTGTTCGTGATCTTCCATCTGATCCAGTTCACCATTGTCCCGGGAATCCTGGGGGGGGACGGCGCTAAACCGCACACCATGGTGATCGCCGGATTCCAGCAGTGGTGGATCACCGTGTTCTACGCCTTCTCCATCGCGCTCGTGTGCATGCACATCCGTCACGGTTTCTGGAGCGCCTTCGCGACGCTGGGCGGAAACCTCTCCGCCAATTCCCGCAAGTGGCTGAACATCATCGCGCTGGTCGTCTCCGTCGTGCTCTACGCCGGATTCATGATCATGCCCCTGTGTGTCCAGTTCGGAATCCTGAAGTGAGCAGCACCATGACGACCACGAATTTCAACCCCGCTGATTACTGGATCGACGGTGAGGACATCGTCGACACCAAGGCTCCCGCGGTGGAGATCGACAAGGTCTGGCAGACCCGCCAGTTCCAGGCCCGCCTCGTCAACCCCGCGAACCGGCGCAAGCTGAGCGTCATCATCGTCGGCACCGGCCTGGCCGGTGGCGCAGCCGCCGCGACCCTCGGTGAGGCCGGCTACAACGTCCTGAACTTCTGCTACCAGGACAGCCCCCGCCGGGCCCACTCCATCGCGGCTCAGGGCGGCATCAACGCGGCGAAGAACTACCGCAACGACAACGACTCCACCTACCGGCTGTTCTACGACACGGTCAAGGGCGGCGACTACCGCGCCCGCGAGACCAACGTCTACCGGCTGGCCGAGGTAAGCGCTAACATCATCGACCAGTGCGTCGCCCAGGGCGTTCCTTTCGCCCGCGAGTACGGCGGCCTTCTGGACACCCGGTCCTTCGGTGGCGTGCAGGTGCAGCGCACCTTCTACGCCCGCGGCCAGACGGGTCAGCAGCTGCTGATCGGTTGCTACCAGCAACTGGAACGGCAGATCGAGGCGGGCACCGTCAAGATGTACTCGCGTCACGAGATGGTCGAGTTGATCGTCGTTGACGGGCGCGCTCGCGGCATCGTCACCCGCAACATGGTCAACGGCAAGATCGAGGCCTGGACCGCCGATGCCGTGGTCCTCGGGACCGGCGGTTACGGCAACGTGTTCTTCCTCTCGACCAACGCCATGGGATGCAACGCCACTGCCGCCTGGCGCGCGCACCGCAAGGGCGCCTACTTCGGGAACCCCTGCTACACACAGATCCACCCCACCTGCATCCCCGTGCACGGCGACACCCAGTCCAAGCTGACCCTGATGTCGGAGTCGCTGCGAAATGACGGCCGCATCTGGGTGCCGAAGAAGGCCGCGGACTGCGCCAAGGACCCCCGCGACATCCCCGAGGAGGATCGCGACTACTACCTGGAGCGGATCTACCCGGCGTTCGGCAACCTGGTGCCCCGCGACATCGCCTCGCGTCAGGCCAAGAACATGTGCGATGAGGGCCGCGGGGTCGGTCCGGCAGTGGCCGAGAAACAGGCGGACGGGACCACCAAACAGGTACGAAGGGGCGTTTACCTCGACTTCTCCGACGCCATCAACCGGCTGGGCAAGGACGGGGTCTCCAACAGGTACGGCAACCTCTTCGACATGTACCAGCAGATCACCGGTGAGAACCCCTACGAGGTGCCCATGCGCATCTACCCGGCGGTTCACTACACCATGGGCGGGATCTGGGTGGACTACGACCTGCAGAGCACGATCTCGGGTCTCTACGTCACGGGTGAGGCCAACTTCTCCGACCACGGCGCGAACCGCCTCGGCGCATCGGCGCTGATGCAGGGGCTCGCCGACGGGTATTTCGTGCTTCCCAACACGATCAACGACTACCTGGCCGACGGCCCCTTCGAGAAGATCTCGGACAAGCACCCGGCGGTGGTGGAGGCGGTGCAGACCGCCACGGCACGCTTCTACAAGCTGCTGAGCATCCAGGGCACTCGTTCCGTGGATTCCTTCCACAAGGAACTGGGCCAGATCATGTGGGAGTACTGCGGCATGAACCGCACGGAGGAGGGGCTGATCAAGGCCATCGGCCTCATCCGAGAACTCCGTGAGGAGTACTGGCGCAACGTGCGCGTCACCGGCATCAACGAGGACTTCAACCAGGCCCTCGAACGCGCCGGACGGGTTGCGGACTTCTTCGAACTCGGTGAGTTGATGTGCATCGACGCCCTGCACCGTCGCGAGTCCTGCGGAGGCCACTTCCGGGCTGAGTCCCAGACCGAGGAAGGTGAGGCGCTTCGCCACGATGACGAGTTCCTCTACGTCGCGGCCTGGGAGTGGACCGGTGAGGGCAACAAACCGATCCTGCACCGCGAGCCACTCGTCTACAAGGCAATCGAACTGAAGCAACGGAGTTACAAGTGAAGCTCAAGCTGCGCATCTGGCGCCAGGCCGGCCCCAATTCGAGGGGTGCGATGGCCGAGTACGACATCGACGGCGTGTCCCCGGACATGTCCTTCCTGGAGATGCTCGACATGCTCAACGAGCAGCTCACGGACGCGAACCAGGAACCGGTCGCCTTCGACCACGACTGCCGCGAGGGCATCTGCGGCATGTGTGGTCTCGTGATCAATGGCGTTGCCCACGGCGGTTCTGCCACCACCACCTGTCAGCTGCACATGCGTTCCTTCGCTGACGGGGCGACCATCGAGATCGAGCCCTGGCGGGCAGGGGCATTCCCGGTCATCAAGGATCTCGCGGTGGATCGCACGGCGCTGGACCGGATCGTCCAGTCCGGCGGCTACATCTCCTCCAACACGGGTTCCGCTCCGGACGCCCACGCAACTCCTGCCCCGAAGCGGGAGTCCGACAAGGCCTTCGACAACGCCACCTGCATCGGCTGCGGTGCCTGCGTGGCCGCCTGCCCGAACAGCTCCGCGATGCTGTTCACGTCGGCGAAGATCACCCACCTGGCGATGCTCCCGCAGGGACAGCCGGAACGCTACCGTCGCGTGAAGTCGATGGTCGCCCAGCACGACCAGGAGGGCTTCGGCAACTGCACCAACATCGGGGAGTGCGCCGCGGTCTGCCCGAAGGGCATCCCGCTGGAGTCCATTTCCCAGCTGAACCGCGACCTCATCAAGTCGCTGTTCAAGGGTGACGGCAAGTAGAAGATCAGACTTCTCCGAGCCGACAACTCAAGCCACCCGAGCGGGGCGTCCGGAAAGGGCGCCCCGCTTCGGTTCAAGGAGACTTCGCATCACCGCGGTTTCTTGTGGCATAATTGTTGGCTGCTGCCCGATCGGGTAGCCTGCCCAAGTCCCGGCTCCTGCCACAGGGGGATAGCCCGGGACGCGGCGTGAGAACAACTACCGCGGTGACCTGTGGCACTGACGAGGACATCATGACCAATCCGTTGATCAAGGCCGTTGACCAGGCCTCCCTGCGCTCTGACATCCCCGAGTTCCGCCCCGGTGACTCGGTGCGTGTGCACGTGCGGGTCATCGAGGGTGGCCGGTCCCGTGTCCAGGTGTTCGCGGGAGTCGTGATTGCCCGCAACGCCAGCGGCGTGCAGGAGGCTTTCACGGTTCGCAAGATAAGCCTCGGCGTGGGGGTGGAACGCACCTTCCCGCTTCACAGCCCCATCATCGAGAAGATCGAGGTGGAGCGCCGCGGTGACGTGCGTCGCGCCAAGCTGTACTACCTGCGCGGCCTGCGCGGTAAGGCAGCCAGAATCAAGGAGAAGCGCGCCTGAGGGTGTTTGCTTGGCCCGCGCTTGTAGGGTGATACCCGGCGGCGCGGGCCGTTTGTTTTTCCCAGGAAGGCGATTGCGTTGGAAAACACCGAGGAATCCAGCACCGGGGCCACGCAGGAGAAACCACGATCCTTCTCCCGAAGGTTTTTCAGCGGGGTCGGGGAGGTCGCCATCATTCTCGTCGGTGCGCTCCTGATCTCCACCGTGTTGCGTGGCTTCGTGGCCCAGATGTTCAGCATCCCGAGCGGCAGCATGGAGAACACCCTGAAAGTGGGGGACAGGGTCCTGGTGGCCAAGTTCGGGGGATTCCAGCGTGGCGATGTCGTGGTCTTCGAAGATCCCGCGCGCTGGCTTTCGGGACCGCAGCCGGAGCACACGCAGATGGAGCAGGTCCTCGAGTTCATCGGGGTGCTGCCGAACTCGGGTGCGGGGTACCTCATCAAACGCGTGATCGGCATGCCCGGGGACCGGGTGGCCTGCTGTACTGCGGAGGGGGCCGTGACCGTGAACGGGGAGGCGCTGGACGAGTCGCAGTACCTGTATTCCGAGAATGGGGTTCAGGTGGCGCCCTCGACCATGTCGTTCGACGTCATTGTTCCCGCCGATCACATATTCGTGCTGGGGGACCACCGGAATGCGTCAGCGGATTCCCGCTGCCACTTGAGGGACACCCGGGACGGCAGGAAGGCCGGATCGGCTGCGTTCGTACCCAAGAACAAGGTGGTGGGGGCGGCGGTGGCCGTCGTGGCGCCGCTGGACAGATTGTCGACTTTCCGGGTGCCGGAGACTTTCGCGAAGATCCCCGAACCTGAGCGGGAAGCACCCGCGGAACCCACCATCATCGAGGCCCCGGCAGGGTGTTGAGCGGCGCCTGCGCATACGAGGACGTCCTGAGGGAGGCGGGTTTCGGTCCGGTCGCCGGGGCAGACGAGGCGGGTCGCGGCGCCTGCGCCGGCCCGCTGGTGGCGGCCGCCGTGATCCTGGACCCCGCCCGCCCGGTGGAGGGGCTCGACGACTCCAAGGCGTTGGGCCCGAAACGCAGGGCCGGACTCTGCGAACGGATAATGGAACGCGCCGTCGCGGTCGCCTGGACCCGGGTCGAACCTGCCGACTGCGATGCGCTCGGGATGCACGAGGCCGATCTTCAGGGGCTCCGCAGGGCCGTGGCCCGGCTACAGGTCAGGCCGGGCTTCGTCCTGACCGACGGTTTCCCGGTAAGCGGTCTGGGAACACCGGGGCTGGGCATCTGGAAGGGGGACAAGGTGGCGGCCTGCATCAGTGCCGCGTCCATCGTCGCAAAGGTTCAGCGCGACGCGATCATGGTCGCCTACGAACAGGAATACCCCGGCTACGGTCTCGCCGTGCACAAGGGATACTGCACCGCCGCACACAAGAAGGCCCTGGAGCGGCTCGGGCCGAGCCCCATCCACCGCCTCAGCTACGCCTGCGTACCCGATGCGGCTAGAGTGTGAGGCACCATGAGCACGGAAGACCTGGA
This window contains:
- a CDS encoding amidohydrolase family protein gives rise to the protein MTAEPMHIHGTFLPDEEPRDFWVADGRLTAEPVAGARTLARDAYIIPGLVDAHCHIGLGVMGAVSVEEARRQARADLAAGTMLIRDAGSPSDTRWVQQDETLPRLIRAGRHVARTRRYIRHLAVEVEPETLVEQIRHEAHDGDGWVKLIGDWIDRSTGDLEPSFPAALAAEAIAVAHEEGARVTAHCFGEQSVAELVAAGIDCIEHGTGMSDEVIQQMADRGVALVPTMINLNRFPQYAEPGRDKYPVFADHMMALYARRRETIGKAIEAGIEVHSGTDAGTVVPHGEILSEVAELASLGGGAFAIKASSWGARSWLGADSLAEGASADLIVTDTDPRADTGALRDPVARVLRGRVISCP
- a CDS encoding S49 family peptidase, whose translation is MTEPEQPKNESRESGINPYAPPSGPSIRPEAPPQAEKGGFKRGFGTGVGVGLGLMAGFVVLSIVGGLFALISLGMLLNSITKDGASTSLERVWGTEGASGNLRAIRISGTIMTDAADGALLSSGTYGYEVADQLDSLKTDQVDGVVLLVNTPGGTITGSKAIADAITRYRERTGKPVLVHVEGSSTSGGVYSTATANEIIADHGSMIGSIGVILGPLPRYKDVVATGSTLLQQGITTTGGISQEYITAGSGKDLNNPYRDLTEQERQRLQAMVDDDYEIFVAEVAAGRKLDPQSIRNELGAGIFSARQAVNVGLADAVMGRDEFFRHAATAAGLDPDKTVVEKVSEPTGLSSLFGAKRAWGTSLPLSALGEKAVASADLCSVTAPIAYAGDLSGVCGNS
- a CDS encoding metallopeptidase family protein; protein product: MDIDEEDFYALAEEALATLPEELLDDLENVAIVVEDEPEDGSETLGVYEGTALTERDSSWFGMLPDRVVLFRGPLSRMCEDEDDLFEEISITLVHEIGHYHGIDEERLHELGWG
- the rpsP gene encoding 30S ribosomal protein S16, giving the protein MATKIRLKRLGKIRSPHYRIVVMDSRSKRDGQAIEEIGLYHPKNDPSLIRVNSERAQYWLSVGAQPTEAVVAILKRSGDWQKFTGEESPSGILPQPEPRDREAEFAKALAEDGNAVAPAISKARKKAEEEAAKAAPETPAGDEAAEQEA
- a CDS encoding RNA-binding protein; its protein translation is MLADALEHLVAGIVSNPDDVTVRDKDLRRGRLLEVRVHPEDIGKVIGRQGRTASALRTVVGALAGNEQVRVDFVDVDRPRRR
- the rimM gene encoding ribosome maturation factor RimM (Essential for efficient processing of 16S rRNA), with translation MTGLVEVLVGVVGRAHGIRGDAFIDVRTDEPGRRFQPGSGFRLASGGKLVLERIRWHRGRLVVSFRGYPDRTAVETLRGERLFVDVPADETPSEPEEYFDRQLIGLRALDAEGRRIGEVAEVLHLPAQDCLAVETSSGRRLVPFVSALVTRVDLAAGEVQFADVGGLLEESE
- the trmD gene encoding tRNA (guanosine(37)-N1)-methyltransferase TrmD produces the protein MRIDVITIFPDYLAPLSLSLVGKAIEAGIVDLAVHDLRWWTHDRHHTTDDTPYGGGAGMVMKPEPWGEAMDAMEHLNPAPMTVVVPTPTGRVLDQDLAHELSTRERLVFACGRYEGIDQRVLDHCAESYELIEVSLGDYVLNGGEVAVLAITEAMVRLIPGVIGNPDSLVEESHAPGHRLLEYPNYTKPPVWRGRQVPPVLLSGNHAAIATWRREQALERTRQRRPDLFQNGS
- a CDS encoding succinate dehydrogenase cytochrome b subunit; the encoded protein is MATTLTIHQRALRSTVVRKALMAVTGLILIVFLLVHMYGNLKMFVGYEAFDHYAHWLKGASEDGGILYPVMPKGQFIWVFRAALLLAIALHIWSAATLSVKTIKNRGDKYQVTKRQAQTYASRTMRWGGVIILVFVIFHLIQFTIVPGILGGDGAKPHTMVIAGFQQWWITVFYAFSIALVCMHIRHGFWSAFATLGGNLSANSRKWLNIIALVVSVVLYAGFMIMPLCVQFGILK
- a CDS encoding fumarate reductase/succinate dehydrogenase flavoprotein subunit, which produces MTTTNFNPADYWIDGEDIVDTKAPAVEIDKVWQTRQFQARLVNPANRRKLSVIIVGTGLAGGAAAATLGEAGYNVLNFCYQDSPRRAHSIAAQGGINAAKNYRNDNDSTYRLFYDTVKGGDYRARETNVYRLAEVSANIIDQCVAQGVPFAREYGGLLDTRSFGGVQVQRTFYARGQTGQQLLIGCYQQLERQIEAGTVKMYSRHEMVELIVVDGRARGIVTRNMVNGKIEAWTADAVVLGTGGYGNVFFLSTNAMGCNATAAWRAHRKGAYFGNPCYTQIHPTCIPVHGDTQSKLTLMSESLRNDGRIWVPKKAADCAKDPRDIPEEDRDYYLERIYPAFGNLVPRDIASRQAKNMCDEGRGVGPAVAEKQADGTTKQVRRGVYLDFSDAINRLGKDGVSNRYGNLFDMYQQITGENPYEVPMRIYPAVHYTMGGIWVDYDLQSTISGLYVTGEANFSDHGANRLGASALMQGLADGYFVLPNTINDYLADGPFEKISDKHPAVVEAVQTATARFYKLLSIQGTRSVDSFHKELGQIMWEYCGMNRTEEGLIKAIGLIRELREEYWRNVRVTGINEDFNQALERAGRVADFFELGELMCIDALHRRESCGGHFRAESQTEEGEALRHDDEFLYVAAWEWTGEGNKPILHREPLVYKAIELKQRSYK
- a CDS encoding succinate dehydrogenase/fumarate reductase iron-sulfur subunit gives rise to the protein MKLKLRIWRQAGPNSRGAMAEYDIDGVSPDMSFLEMLDMLNEQLTDANQEPVAFDHDCREGICGMCGLVINGVAHGGSATTTCQLHMRSFADGATIEIEPWRAGAFPVIKDLAVDRTALDRIVQSGGYISSNTGSAPDAHATPAPKRESDKAFDNATCIGCGACVAACPNSSAMLFTSAKITHLAMLPQGQPERYRRVKSMVAQHDQEGFGNCTNIGECAAVCPKGIPLESISQLNRDLIKSLFKGDGK
- the rplS gene encoding 50S ribosomal protein L19, which gives rise to MTNPLIKAVDQASLRSDIPEFRPGDSVRVHVRVIEGGRSRVQVFAGVVIARNASGVQEAFTVRKISLGVGVERTFPLHSPIIEKIEVERRGDVRRAKLYYLRGLRGKAARIKEKRA
- the lepB gene encoding signal peptidase I → MENTEESSTGATQEKPRSFSRRFFSGVGEVAIILVGALLISTVLRGFVAQMFSIPSGSMENTLKVGDRVLVAKFGGFQRGDVVVFEDPARWLSGPQPEHTQMEQVLEFIGVLPNSGAGYLIKRVIGMPGDRVACCTAEGAVTVNGEALDESQYLYSENGVQVAPSTMSFDVIVPADHIFVLGDHRNASADSRCHLRDTRDGRKAGSAAFVPKNKVVGAAVAVVAPLDRLSTFRVPETFAKIPEPEREAPAEPTIIEAPAGC
- a CDS encoding ribonuclease HII, with product MLSGACAYEDVLREAGFGPVAGADEAGRGACAGPLVAAAVILDPARPVEGLDDSKALGPKRRAGLCERIMERAVAVAWTRVEPADCDALGMHEADLQGLRRAVARLQVRPGFVLTDGFPVSGLGTPGLGIWKGDKVAACISAASIVAKVQRDAIMVAYEQEYPGYGLAVHKGYCTAAHKKALERLGPSPIHRLSYACVPDAARV